A portion of the Betta splendens chromosome 2, fBetSpl5.4, whole genome shotgun sequence genome contains these proteins:
- the atg13 gene encoding autophagy-related protein 13 isoform X7: MDSELSPQDKKDLDKFIKFFALKTVQVIVQARLGEKICTRSSSSPTGSDWFNLGIKDIPEVTHEAKKALAGQLPGIGRSMCVEISLKTSEGDSMELETWCLEMNEKCDKDIKVSYTVYNRLSVLLKSLLAITRVTPAYKLSRKQGHDYVILYRIYFGEVQLSGLGEGFQTVRVGVVGTPIGTVTLSCAYRTNLAFMSNRQFERSAPIMGIIVDHFVDPPCSSQRPANMGQPCNYRAPDEEDGGQFAGVQDSQEVCNTSFSTSPPSQVLHTGKEGGVVLVPAQPPQGADTHLTVEHAPNTPGSSGEDDGLSQSGEGRRDDRRSVSPSDPVESLNAFTRKVGAFVNKPNTQMTIASLDLPFAAFAPRGLDTEENDPMVHPPESPPCLSPLQGSLHSEGSEGSGPQDDFVMVDFRPAFSKDDLLPMDLGTFYREFQNPPQLASLSLHISSQSMADDLDSLPEKLAVYEKNIDEFDAFVDMLQ, encoded by the exons ATGGACAGTGAACTGAGCCCCCAGGATAAAAAGGATTTAGACAAGTTCATTAAGTTCTTTGCCCTGAAG ACTGTTCAGGTTATTGTCCAAGCTCGTCTTGGAGAGAAGATCTGCACTCGGTCATCCTCATCGCCCACTGGCTCTGATTGG TTTAATTTGGGCATCAAAGACATCCCAGAGGTGACCCATGAAGCCAAGAAGGCACTGGCTGGCCAGCTTCCAGGTATCGGACGCTCCATGTGTGTTGAGATCTCCCTGAAAACATCAGAG GGAGACTCAATGGAGTTAGAAACTTGGTGCCTGGAGATGAATGAAAA gtgcGATAAAGACATCAAGGTGTCCTATACAGTCTACAATCGTCTGTCGGTCCTTCTTAAGTCTCTTCTGGCCATTACTAGAGTAACACCTGCCTATAAGCTGTCTAGGAAGCAGGGACACGACTATGTCATCCTGTACAG GATCTATTTTGGAGAAGTCCAGCTCAGTGGATTAGGAGAAG GTTTCCAGACAGTGCGTGTTGGTGTTGTTGGTACTCCTATTGGCACAGTTACACTTTCATGTGCATATCGCACCAACTTGGCGTTCATGTCTAACAG GCAGTTTGAGCGGTCGGCTCCTATCATGGGCATCATTGTGGATCATTTTGTGGATCCTCCCTGCAGCAGCCAGCGGCCTGCAAACATGGGACAGCCCTGCAACTACAG GGCACCagatgaggaagatggaggacaaTTTGCAGGAGTTCAGGATTCACAAGAGGTCTGCAACACAtccttctccacctcccctccctctcag GTACTCCATACTGGGAAGGAGGGTGGGGTTGTATTGGTTCCCGCTCAGCCACCCCAGGGAGCTGATACTCATCTGACAGTAGAGCACGCTCCCAACACACCTGGCAGCAG TGGTGAAGATGATGGTCTGTCCCAGAgtggggaaggaaggagggatgaCAGGAGGAGCGTTTCTCCCTCTGATCCAGTAGAGTCGCTCAATGCATTTACAAGGAAAGTCGGGGCCTTTGTCAATAAACCCAACACACAG ATGACAATAGCCAGTCTGGACCTGCCGTTTGCTGCATTTGCTCCTCGAGGCCTGGACACAGAAGAAAACGATCCGATG gtacACCCTCCAGAATCTCCTCCTTGTCTGTCGCCACTGCAGGGCAGCCTTCACTCTGAGGGCTCAGAGGGATCGGGTCCGCAAGATGATTTCGTCATGGTTGACTTT CGGCCAGCCTTCTCTAAAGATGACTTGCTCCCAATGGATCTTGGTACATTCTACAGAGAGTTTCAAAACCCTCCACAGCTGGCCAGCCTCTCACTACACATCAGCTCCCAGTCCATGGCTGATGACTTG GACTCGCTGCCAGAGAAATTGGCAGTCTATGAGAAAAACATAGACGAGTTTGACGCTTTTGTGGACATGCTCCAgtag
- the atg13 gene encoding autophagy-related protein 13 isoform X1 has protein sequence MDSELSPQDKKDLDKFIKFFALKTVQVIVQARLGEKICTRSSSSPTGSDWFNLGIKDIPEVTHEAKKALAGQLPGIGRSMCVEISLKTSEGDSMELETWCLEMNEKCDKDIKVSYTVYNRLSVLLKSLLAITRVTPAYKLSRKQGHDYVILYRIYFGEVQLSGLGEGFQTVRVGVVGTPIGTVTLSCAYRTNLAFMSNRQFERSAPIMGIIVDHFVDPPCSSQRPANMGQPCNYRAPDEEDGGQFAGVQDSQEVCNTSFSTSPPSQCVCTLSPSPSKLSKPLPLDSLQLPLAPGLVTHTLYASRLSYQPPALAAAAELCHPVVNPNQVLHTGKEGGVVLVPAQPPQGADTHLTVEHAPNTPGSSFLSGEDDGLSQSGEGRRDDRRSVSPSDPVESLNAFTRKVGAFVNKPNTQMTIASLDLPFAAFAPRGLDTEENDPMVHPPESPPCLSPLQGSLHSEGSEGSGPQDDFVMVDFRPAFSKDDLLPMDLGTFYREFQNPPQLASLSLHISSQSMADDLDSLPEKLAVYEKNIDEFDAFVDMLQ, from the exons ATGGACAGTGAACTGAGCCCCCAGGATAAAAAGGATTTAGACAAGTTCATTAAGTTCTTTGCCCTGAAG ACTGTTCAGGTTATTGTCCAAGCTCGTCTTGGAGAGAAGATCTGCACTCGGTCATCCTCATCGCCCACTGGCTCTGATTGG TTTAATTTGGGCATCAAAGACATCCCAGAGGTGACCCATGAAGCCAAGAAGGCACTGGCTGGCCAGCTTCCAGGTATCGGACGCTCCATGTGTGTTGAGATCTCCCTGAAAACATCAGAG GGAGACTCAATGGAGTTAGAAACTTGGTGCCTGGAGATGAATGAAAA gtgcGATAAAGACATCAAGGTGTCCTATACAGTCTACAATCGTCTGTCGGTCCTTCTTAAGTCTCTTCTGGCCATTACTAGAGTAACACCTGCCTATAAGCTGTCTAGGAAGCAGGGACACGACTATGTCATCCTGTACAG GATCTATTTTGGAGAAGTCCAGCTCAGTGGATTAGGAGAAG GTTTCCAGACAGTGCGTGTTGGTGTTGTTGGTACTCCTATTGGCACAGTTACACTTTCATGTGCATATCGCACCAACTTGGCGTTCATGTCTAACAG GCAGTTTGAGCGGTCGGCTCCTATCATGGGCATCATTGTGGATCATTTTGTGGATCCTCCCTGCAGCAGCCAGCGGCCTGCAAACATGGGACAGCCCTGCAACTACAG GGCACCagatgaggaagatggaggacaaTTTGCAGGAGTTCAGGATTCACAAGAGGTCTGCAACACAtccttctccacctcccctccctctcag tgtgtgtgtacactgagTCCGTCCCCCTCTAAACTGTCTAAGCCCCTTCCCTTGGACAGTCTGCAGCTTCCATTGGCTCCTGGACTTGTCACTCACACT CTTTATGCATCTAGGCTGTCTTACCAGCCTCCAGCtcttgcagcagctgctgagctttgCCACCCTGTTGTCAATCCGAACCAG GTACTCCATACTGGGAAGGAGGGTGGGGTTGTATTGGTTCCCGCTCAGCCACCCCAGGGAGCTGATACTCATCTGACAGTAGAGCACGCTCCCAACACACCTGGCAGCAG TTTCCTCAGTGGTGAAGATGATGGTCTGTCCCAGAgtggggaaggaaggagggatgaCAGGAGGAGCGTTTCTCCCTCTGATCCAGTAGAGTCGCTCAATGCATTTACAAGGAAAGTCGGGGCCTTTGTCAATAAACCCAACACACAG ATGACAATAGCCAGTCTGGACCTGCCGTTTGCTGCATTTGCTCCTCGAGGCCTGGACACAGAAGAAAACGATCCGATG gtacACCCTCCAGAATCTCCTCCTTGTCTGTCGCCACTGCAGGGCAGCCTTCACTCTGAGGGCTCAGAGGGATCGGGTCCGCAAGATGATTTCGTCATGGTTGACTTT CGGCCAGCCTTCTCTAAAGATGACTTGCTCCCAATGGATCTTGGTACATTCTACAGAGAGTTTCAAAACCCTCCACAGCTGGCCAGCCTCTCACTACACATCAGCTCCCAGTCCATGGCTGATGACTTG GACTCGCTGCCAGAGAAATTGGCAGTCTATGAGAAAAACATAGACGAGTTTGACGCTTTTGTGGACATGCTCCAgtag
- the atg13 gene encoding autophagy-related protein 13 isoform X5, which produces MDSELSPQDKKDLDKFIKFFALKTVQVIVQARLGEKICTRSSSSPTGSDWFNLGIKDIPEVTHEAKKALAGQLPGIGRSMCVEISLKTSEGDSMELETWCLEMNEKCDKDIKVSYTVYNRLSVLLKSLLAITRVTPAYKLSRKQGHDYVILYRIYFGEVQLSGLGEGFQTVRVGVVGTPIGTVTLSCAYRTNLAFMSNRQFERSAPIMGIIVDHFVDPPCSSQRPANMGQPCNYRAPDEEDGGQFAGVQDSQEVCNTSFSTSPPSQLYASRLSYQPPALAAAAELCHPVVNPNQVLHTGKEGGVVLVPAQPPQGADTHLTVEHAPNTPGSSFLSGEDDGLSQSGEGRRDDRRSVSPSDPVESLNAFTRKVGAFVNKPNTQMTIASLDLPFAAFAPRGLDTEENDPMVHPPESPPCLSPLQGSLHSEGSEGSGPQDDFVMVDFRPAFSKDDLLPMDLGTFYREFQNPPQLASLSLHISSQSMADDLDSLPEKLAVYEKNIDEFDAFVDMLQ; this is translated from the exons ATGGACAGTGAACTGAGCCCCCAGGATAAAAAGGATTTAGACAAGTTCATTAAGTTCTTTGCCCTGAAG ACTGTTCAGGTTATTGTCCAAGCTCGTCTTGGAGAGAAGATCTGCACTCGGTCATCCTCATCGCCCACTGGCTCTGATTGG TTTAATTTGGGCATCAAAGACATCCCAGAGGTGACCCATGAAGCCAAGAAGGCACTGGCTGGCCAGCTTCCAGGTATCGGACGCTCCATGTGTGTTGAGATCTCCCTGAAAACATCAGAG GGAGACTCAATGGAGTTAGAAACTTGGTGCCTGGAGATGAATGAAAA gtgcGATAAAGACATCAAGGTGTCCTATACAGTCTACAATCGTCTGTCGGTCCTTCTTAAGTCTCTTCTGGCCATTACTAGAGTAACACCTGCCTATAAGCTGTCTAGGAAGCAGGGACACGACTATGTCATCCTGTACAG GATCTATTTTGGAGAAGTCCAGCTCAGTGGATTAGGAGAAG GTTTCCAGACAGTGCGTGTTGGTGTTGTTGGTACTCCTATTGGCACAGTTACACTTTCATGTGCATATCGCACCAACTTGGCGTTCATGTCTAACAG GCAGTTTGAGCGGTCGGCTCCTATCATGGGCATCATTGTGGATCATTTTGTGGATCCTCCCTGCAGCAGCCAGCGGCCTGCAAACATGGGACAGCCCTGCAACTACAG GGCACCagatgaggaagatggaggacaaTTTGCAGGAGTTCAGGATTCACAAGAGGTCTGCAACACAtccttctccacctcccctccctctcag CTTTATGCATCTAGGCTGTCTTACCAGCCTCCAGCtcttgcagcagctgctgagctttgCCACCCTGTTGTCAATCCGAACCAG GTACTCCATACTGGGAAGGAGGGTGGGGTTGTATTGGTTCCCGCTCAGCCACCCCAGGGAGCTGATACTCATCTGACAGTAGAGCACGCTCCCAACACACCTGGCAGCAG TTTCCTCAGTGGTGAAGATGATGGTCTGTCCCAGAgtggggaaggaaggagggatgaCAGGAGGAGCGTTTCTCCCTCTGATCCAGTAGAGTCGCTCAATGCATTTACAAGGAAAGTCGGGGCCTTTGTCAATAAACCCAACACACAG ATGACAATAGCCAGTCTGGACCTGCCGTTTGCTGCATTTGCTCCTCGAGGCCTGGACACAGAAGAAAACGATCCGATG gtacACCCTCCAGAATCTCCTCCTTGTCTGTCGCCACTGCAGGGCAGCCTTCACTCTGAGGGCTCAGAGGGATCGGGTCCGCAAGATGATTTCGTCATGGTTGACTTT CGGCCAGCCTTCTCTAAAGATGACTTGCTCCCAATGGATCTTGGTACATTCTACAGAGAGTTTCAAAACCCTCCACAGCTGGCCAGCCTCTCACTACACATCAGCTCCCAGTCCATGGCTGATGACTTG GACTCGCTGCCAGAGAAATTGGCAGTCTATGAGAAAAACATAGACGAGTTTGACGCTTTTGTGGACATGCTCCAgtag
- the atg13 gene encoding autophagy-related protein 13 isoform X4, translated as MDSELSPQDKKDLDKFIKFFALKTVQVIVQARLGEKICTRSSSSPTGSDWFNLGIKDIPEVTHEAKKALAGQLPGIGRSMCVEISLKTSEGDSMELETWCLEMNEKCDKDIKVSYTVYNRLSVLLKSLLAITRVTPAYKLSRKQGHDYVILYRIYFGEVQLSGLGEGFQTVRVGVVGTPIGTVTLSCAYRTNLAFMSNRQFERSAPIMGIIVDHFVDPPCSSQRPANMGQPCNYRAPDEEDGGQFAGVQDSQEVCNTSFSTSPPSQCVCTLSPSPSKLSKPLPLDSLQLPLAPGLVTHTVLHTGKEGGVVLVPAQPPQGADTHLTVEHAPNTPGSSGEDDGLSQSGEGRRDDRRSVSPSDPVESLNAFTRKVGAFVNKPNTQMTIASLDLPFAAFAPRGLDTEENDPMVHPPESPPCLSPLQGSLHSEGSEGSGPQDDFVMVDFRPAFSKDDLLPMDLGTFYREFQNPPQLASLSLHISSQSMADDLDSLPEKLAVYEKNIDEFDAFVDMLQ; from the exons ATGGACAGTGAACTGAGCCCCCAGGATAAAAAGGATTTAGACAAGTTCATTAAGTTCTTTGCCCTGAAG ACTGTTCAGGTTATTGTCCAAGCTCGTCTTGGAGAGAAGATCTGCACTCGGTCATCCTCATCGCCCACTGGCTCTGATTGG TTTAATTTGGGCATCAAAGACATCCCAGAGGTGACCCATGAAGCCAAGAAGGCACTGGCTGGCCAGCTTCCAGGTATCGGACGCTCCATGTGTGTTGAGATCTCCCTGAAAACATCAGAG GGAGACTCAATGGAGTTAGAAACTTGGTGCCTGGAGATGAATGAAAA gtgcGATAAAGACATCAAGGTGTCCTATACAGTCTACAATCGTCTGTCGGTCCTTCTTAAGTCTCTTCTGGCCATTACTAGAGTAACACCTGCCTATAAGCTGTCTAGGAAGCAGGGACACGACTATGTCATCCTGTACAG GATCTATTTTGGAGAAGTCCAGCTCAGTGGATTAGGAGAAG GTTTCCAGACAGTGCGTGTTGGTGTTGTTGGTACTCCTATTGGCACAGTTACACTTTCATGTGCATATCGCACCAACTTGGCGTTCATGTCTAACAG GCAGTTTGAGCGGTCGGCTCCTATCATGGGCATCATTGTGGATCATTTTGTGGATCCTCCCTGCAGCAGCCAGCGGCCTGCAAACATGGGACAGCCCTGCAACTACAG GGCACCagatgaggaagatggaggacaaTTTGCAGGAGTTCAGGATTCACAAGAGGTCTGCAACACAtccttctccacctcccctccctctcag tgtgtgtgtacactgagTCCGTCCCCCTCTAAACTGTCTAAGCCCCTTCCCTTGGACAGTCTGCAGCTTCCATTGGCTCCTGGACTTGTCACTCACACT GTACTCCATACTGGGAAGGAGGGTGGGGTTGTATTGGTTCCCGCTCAGCCACCCCAGGGAGCTGATACTCATCTGACAGTAGAGCACGCTCCCAACACACCTGGCAGCAG TGGTGAAGATGATGGTCTGTCCCAGAgtggggaaggaaggagggatgaCAGGAGGAGCGTTTCTCCCTCTGATCCAGTAGAGTCGCTCAATGCATTTACAAGGAAAGTCGGGGCCTTTGTCAATAAACCCAACACACAG ATGACAATAGCCAGTCTGGACCTGCCGTTTGCTGCATTTGCTCCTCGAGGCCTGGACACAGAAGAAAACGATCCGATG gtacACCCTCCAGAATCTCCTCCTTGTCTGTCGCCACTGCAGGGCAGCCTTCACTCTGAGGGCTCAGAGGGATCGGGTCCGCAAGATGATTTCGTCATGGTTGACTTT CGGCCAGCCTTCTCTAAAGATGACTTGCTCCCAATGGATCTTGGTACATTCTACAGAGAGTTTCAAAACCCTCCACAGCTGGCCAGCCTCTCACTACACATCAGCTCCCAGTCCATGGCTGATGACTTG GACTCGCTGCCAGAGAAATTGGCAGTCTATGAGAAAAACATAGACGAGTTTGACGCTTTTGTGGACATGCTCCAgtag
- the atg13 gene encoding autophagy-related protein 13 isoform X8 translates to MCVEISLKTSEGDSMELETWCLEMNEKCDKDIKVSYTVYNRLSVLLKSLLAITRVTPAYKLSRKQGHDYVILYRIYFGEVQLSGLGEGFQTVRVGVVGTPIGTVTLSCAYRTNLAFMSNRQFERSAPIMGIIVDHFVDPPCSSQRPANMGQPCNYRAPDEEDGGQFAGVQDSQEVCNTSFSTSPPSQCVCTLSPSPSKLSKPLPLDSLQLPLAPGLVTHTLYASRLSYQPPALAAAAELCHPVVNPNQVLHTGKEGGVVLVPAQPPQGADTHLTVEHAPNTPGSSFLSGEDDGLSQSGEGRRDDRRSVSPSDPVESLNAFTRKVGAFVNKPNTQMTIASLDLPFAAFAPRGLDTEENDPMVHPPESPPCLSPLQGSLHSEGSEGSGPQDDFVMVDFRPAFSKDDLLPMDLGTFYREFQNPPQLASLSLHISSQSMADDLDSLPEKLAVYEKNIDEFDAFVDMLQ, encoded by the exons ATGTGTGTTGAGATCTCCCTGAAAACATCAGAG GGAGACTCAATGGAGTTAGAAACTTGGTGCCTGGAGATGAATGAAAA gtgcGATAAAGACATCAAGGTGTCCTATACAGTCTACAATCGTCTGTCGGTCCTTCTTAAGTCTCTTCTGGCCATTACTAGAGTAACACCTGCCTATAAGCTGTCTAGGAAGCAGGGACACGACTATGTCATCCTGTACAG GATCTATTTTGGAGAAGTCCAGCTCAGTGGATTAGGAGAAG GTTTCCAGACAGTGCGTGTTGGTGTTGTTGGTACTCCTATTGGCACAGTTACACTTTCATGTGCATATCGCACCAACTTGGCGTTCATGTCTAACAG GCAGTTTGAGCGGTCGGCTCCTATCATGGGCATCATTGTGGATCATTTTGTGGATCCTCCCTGCAGCAGCCAGCGGCCTGCAAACATGGGACAGCCCTGCAACTACAG GGCACCagatgaggaagatggaggacaaTTTGCAGGAGTTCAGGATTCACAAGAGGTCTGCAACACAtccttctccacctcccctccctctcag tgtgtgtgtacactgagTCCGTCCCCCTCTAAACTGTCTAAGCCCCTTCCCTTGGACAGTCTGCAGCTTCCATTGGCTCCTGGACTTGTCACTCACACT CTTTATGCATCTAGGCTGTCTTACCAGCCTCCAGCtcttgcagcagctgctgagctttgCCACCCTGTTGTCAATCCGAACCAG GTACTCCATACTGGGAAGGAGGGTGGGGTTGTATTGGTTCCCGCTCAGCCACCCCAGGGAGCTGATACTCATCTGACAGTAGAGCACGCTCCCAACACACCTGGCAGCAG TTTCCTCAGTGGTGAAGATGATGGTCTGTCCCAGAgtggggaaggaaggagggatgaCAGGAGGAGCGTTTCTCCCTCTGATCCAGTAGAGTCGCTCAATGCATTTACAAGGAAAGTCGGGGCCTTTGTCAATAAACCCAACACACAG ATGACAATAGCCAGTCTGGACCTGCCGTTTGCTGCATTTGCTCCTCGAGGCCTGGACACAGAAGAAAACGATCCGATG gtacACCCTCCAGAATCTCCTCCTTGTCTGTCGCCACTGCAGGGCAGCCTTCACTCTGAGGGCTCAGAGGGATCGGGTCCGCAAGATGATTTCGTCATGGTTGACTTT CGGCCAGCCTTCTCTAAAGATGACTTGCTCCCAATGGATCTTGGTACATTCTACAGAGAGTTTCAAAACCCTCCACAGCTGGCCAGCCTCTCACTACACATCAGCTCCCAGTCCATGGCTGATGACTTG GACTCGCTGCCAGAGAAATTGGCAGTCTATGAGAAAAACATAGACGAGTTTGACGCTTTTGTGGACATGCTCCAgtag
- the atg13 gene encoding autophagy-related protein 13 isoform X2 codes for MDSELSPQDKKDLDKFIKFFALKTVQVIVQARLGEKICTRSSSSPTGSDWFNLGIKDIPEVTHEAKKALAGQLPGIGRSMCVEISLKTSEGDSMELETWCLEMNEKCDKDIKVSYTVYNRLSVLLKSLLAITRVTPAYKLSRKQGHDYVILYRIYFGEVQLSGLGEGFQTVRVGVVGTPIGTVTLSCAYRTNLAFMSNRQFERSAPIMGIIVDHFVDPPCSSQRPANMGQPCNYRAPDEEDGGQFAGVQDSQEVCNTSFSTSPPSQCVCTLSPSPSKLSKPLPLDSLQLPLAPGLVTHTLYASRLSYQPPALAAAAELCHPVVNPNQVLHTGKEGGVVLVPAQPPQGADTHLTVEHAPNTPGSSGEDDGLSQSGEGRRDDRRSVSPSDPVESLNAFTRKVGAFVNKPNTQMTIASLDLPFAAFAPRGLDTEENDPMVHPPESPPCLSPLQGSLHSEGSEGSGPQDDFVMVDFRPAFSKDDLLPMDLGTFYREFQNPPQLASLSLHISSQSMADDLDSLPEKLAVYEKNIDEFDAFVDMLQ; via the exons ATGGACAGTGAACTGAGCCCCCAGGATAAAAAGGATTTAGACAAGTTCATTAAGTTCTTTGCCCTGAAG ACTGTTCAGGTTATTGTCCAAGCTCGTCTTGGAGAGAAGATCTGCACTCGGTCATCCTCATCGCCCACTGGCTCTGATTGG TTTAATTTGGGCATCAAAGACATCCCAGAGGTGACCCATGAAGCCAAGAAGGCACTGGCTGGCCAGCTTCCAGGTATCGGACGCTCCATGTGTGTTGAGATCTCCCTGAAAACATCAGAG GGAGACTCAATGGAGTTAGAAACTTGGTGCCTGGAGATGAATGAAAA gtgcGATAAAGACATCAAGGTGTCCTATACAGTCTACAATCGTCTGTCGGTCCTTCTTAAGTCTCTTCTGGCCATTACTAGAGTAACACCTGCCTATAAGCTGTCTAGGAAGCAGGGACACGACTATGTCATCCTGTACAG GATCTATTTTGGAGAAGTCCAGCTCAGTGGATTAGGAGAAG GTTTCCAGACAGTGCGTGTTGGTGTTGTTGGTACTCCTATTGGCACAGTTACACTTTCATGTGCATATCGCACCAACTTGGCGTTCATGTCTAACAG GCAGTTTGAGCGGTCGGCTCCTATCATGGGCATCATTGTGGATCATTTTGTGGATCCTCCCTGCAGCAGCCAGCGGCCTGCAAACATGGGACAGCCCTGCAACTACAG GGCACCagatgaggaagatggaggacaaTTTGCAGGAGTTCAGGATTCACAAGAGGTCTGCAACACAtccttctccacctcccctccctctcag tgtgtgtgtacactgagTCCGTCCCCCTCTAAACTGTCTAAGCCCCTTCCCTTGGACAGTCTGCAGCTTCCATTGGCTCCTGGACTTGTCACTCACACT CTTTATGCATCTAGGCTGTCTTACCAGCCTCCAGCtcttgcagcagctgctgagctttgCCACCCTGTTGTCAATCCGAACCAG GTACTCCATACTGGGAAGGAGGGTGGGGTTGTATTGGTTCCCGCTCAGCCACCCCAGGGAGCTGATACTCATCTGACAGTAGAGCACGCTCCCAACACACCTGGCAGCAG TGGTGAAGATGATGGTCTGTCCCAGAgtggggaaggaaggagggatgaCAGGAGGAGCGTTTCTCCCTCTGATCCAGTAGAGTCGCTCAATGCATTTACAAGGAAAGTCGGGGCCTTTGTCAATAAACCCAACACACAG ATGACAATAGCCAGTCTGGACCTGCCGTTTGCTGCATTTGCTCCTCGAGGCCTGGACACAGAAGAAAACGATCCGATG gtacACCCTCCAGAATCTCCTCCTTGTCTGTCGCCACTGCAGGGCAGCCTTCACTCTGAGGGCTCAGAGGGATCGGGTCCGCAAGATGATTTCGTCATGGTTGACTTT CGGCCAGCCTTCTCTAAAGATGACTTGCTCCCAATGGATCTTGGTACATTCTACAGAGAGTTTCAAAACCCTCCACAGCTGGCCAGCCTCTCACTACACATCAGCTCCCAGTCCATGGCTGATGACTTG GACTCGCTGCCAGAGAAATTGGCAGTCTATGAGAAAAACATAGACGAGTTTGACGCTTTTGTGGACATGCTCCAgtag
- the atg13 gene encoding autophagy-related protein 13 isoform X6: MDSELSPQDKKDLDKFIKFFALKTVQVIVQARLGEKICTRSSSSPTGSDWFNLGIKDIPEVTHEAKKALAGQLPGIGRSMCVEISLKTSEGDSMELETWCLEMNEKCDKDIKVSYTVYNRLSVLLKSLLAITRVTPAYKLSRKQGHDYVILYRIYFGEVQLSGLGEGFQTVRVGVVGTPIGTVTLSCAYRTNLAFMSNRQFERSAPIMGIIVDHFVDPPCSSQRPANMGQPCNYRAPDEEDGGQFAGVQDSQEVCNTSFSTSPPSQVLHTGKEGGVVLVPAQPPQGADTHLTVEHAPNTPGSSFLSGEDDGLSQSGEGRRDDRRSVSPSDPVESLNAFTRKVGAFVNKPNTQMTIASLDLPFAAFAPRGLDTEENDPMVHPPESPPCLSPLQGSLHSEGSEGSGPQDDFVMVDFRPAFSKDDLLPMDLGTFYREFQNPPQLASLSLHISSQSMADDLDSLPEKLAVYEKNIDEFDAFVDMLQ, encoded by the exons ATGGACAGTGAACTGAGCCCCCAGGATAAAAAGGATTTAGACAAGTTCATTAAGTTCTTTGCCCTGAAG ACTGTTCAGGTTATTGTCCAAGCTCGTCTTGGAGAGAAGATCTGCACTCGGTCATCCTCATCGCCCACTGGCTCTGATTGG TTTAATTTGGGCATCAAAGACATCCCAGAGGTGACCCATGAAGCCAAGAAGGCACTGGCTGGCCAGCTTCCAGGTATCGGACGCTCCATGTGTGTTGAGATCTCCCTGAAAACATCAGAG GGAGACTCAATGGAGTTAGAAACTTGGTGCCTGGAGATGAATGAAAA gtgcGATAAAGACATCAAGGTGTCCTATACAGTCTACAATCGTCTGTCGGTCCTTCTTAAGTCTCTTCTGGCCATTACTAGAGTAACACCTGCCTATAAGCTGTCTAGGAAGCAGGGACACGACTATGTCATCCTGTACAG GATCTATTTTGGAGAAGTCCAGCTCAGTGGATTAGGAGAAG GTTTCCAGACAGTGCGTGTTGGTGTTGTTGGTACTCCTATTGGCACAGTTACACTTTCATGTGCATATCGCACCAACTTGGCGTTCATGTCTAACAG GCAGTTTGAGCGGTCGGCTCCTATCATGGGCATCATTGTGGATCATTTTGTGGATCCTCCCTGCAGCAGCCAGCGGCCTGCAAACATGGGACAGCCCTGCAACTACAG GGCACCagatgaggaagatggaggacaaTTTGCAGGAGTTCAGGATTCACAAGAGGTCTGCAACACAtccttctccacctcccctccctctcag GTACTCCATACTGGGAAGGAGGGTGGGGTTGTATTGGTTCCCGCTCAGCCACCCCAGGGAGCTGATACTCATCTGACAGTAGAGCACGCTCCCAACACACCTGGCAGCAG TTTCCTCAGTGGTGAAGATGATGGTCTGTCCCAGAgtggggaaggaaggagggatgaCAGGAGGAGCGTTTCTCCCTCTGATCCAGTAGAGTCGCTCAATGCATTTACAAGGAAAGTCGGGGCCTTTGTCAATAAACCCAACACACAG ATGACAATAGCCAGTCTGGACCTGCCGTTTGCTGCATTTGCTCCTCGAGGCCTGGACACAGAAGAAAACGATCCGATG gtacACCCTCCAGAATCTCCTCCTTGTCTGTCGCCACTGCAGGGCAGCCTTCACTCTGAGGGCTCAGAGGGATCGGGTCCGCAAGATGATTTCGTCATGGTTGACTTT CGGCCAGCCTTCTCTAAAGATGACTTGCTCCCAATGGATCTTGGTACATTCTACAGAGAGTTTCAAAACCCTCCACAGCTGGCCAGCCTCTCACTACACATCAGCTCCCAGTCCATGGCTGATGACTTG GACTCGCTGCCAGAGAAATTGGCAGTCTATGAGAAAAACATAGACGAGTTTGACGCTTTTGTGGACATGCTCCAgtag